In Setaria viridis chromosome 5, Setaria_viridis_v4.0, whole genome shotgun sequence, the genomic stretch GACGCGCGCGTCCCGCCCTCCGCGCGCCAGGACATCGGCGCCAGCTGCAACCGGGACCTCTCCGCCGTCCCCGACTGCACCGCCTGCACCACCGCGCTCAGCAAGGCCGCCGCGGCGTACCTCCTGCCTGGATCCCCCGGCGCCGGGAACAACAGCGTCACCGGGTGCGTCCAGTACCCGCCCATCTACGCCGGCGCCAAGGCGAGCCCGCGCGGGCCCGCCGACCTGGCCACGGCCTACTGCCTATTCCTACTCAAGGCCAACCCTCCTCAATCCCAaagctccggcgccgccccaTGGATTTACGGCGTCGCGTTCGGCTCCCTCGCGGCGGTGCTACttctcgccgctgccgcgggaTCCTTCTTCATCgtgaggcggaggcgggcgcgaGCAGCCGCTGCCTCCCTGGCGGCGGACACCAGGAGCAAGCGTTCGCAGGCCATGGAGTCCATCAGCGCCAGCACCACGCTCGTCAAGTTCAGCTACGACGAGATCAAGGCCGCCACGGACGGCTTCTCCAGGGAGAGCATCATCGGCCGCGGCGGCTTCGGGAACGTCTACAAGGGAGTGCTGCGCGACGGTGCCGAGGTGGCGGTCAAGCGATTCAAGAACTGCTCCGCGGCCGGGGATGCCGCCTTCGCGCACGAGGTGGAGGTCGTGGCCAGCGTGCGTCACGTCAACCTGGTCGCTCTCCGCGGGTACTGCATCGCCACCACGCAGAGAGAGGGACACCAGCGGATGATCGTCTGCGACCTCATGCATAATGGCAGCCTCCACGACCATCTGTTCGGCGCCGGAGAGTGCCAGATGGCGTGGCCAGTGAGGCAGAGGATTGCCGTTGGGATGGCACGGGGCCTGGCCTACCTGCACCGTGGTGCGCAGCCGGCCATTATTCACAGGGATATCAAAGCAAGCAATATCTTACTTGATGATGAATTTGAGGCCAAGGTAGCTGATTTTGGACTGGCCAAGTTTGCGCCTGAGGGAATGACACATGTGAGCACAAGGGTTGCTGGAACACTGGGTTATGTGGCCCCAGAGTATGCACTGTATGGCCAATTGACTGAGAAGAGTGATGTCTATAGCTTTGGGGTTGTACTTCTTGAGCTTCTGAGTGGAAAGAGGGCGTTCATTTCTCTCAGCGAGGGCCAGAGCTTTGTGCTCACTGATTGGGCTTGGTCTTTGGTGAGGAGGGGGAAGACAGTGGAGGTGATCCAAGAAGGAATGATTGAGCCTGGTCCAACTGAGGTTATGGAGAAGTATGTCCTTGTCGGTGCACTCTGCACACATCCCCAGCTGCACGCAAGACCAACAATGGAGCAGGCACTGAAGATACTTGAGGCTGATTCTGCA encodes the following:
- the LOC117857902 gene encoding probable LRR receptor-like serine/threonine-protein kinase RKF3, coding for MSRPHLLPLLLFALLLRPIPLRSQPAAPSPSPPQCALNFTALRPFLAPPLPADDASRCGLATQSVTFLLSLHLAATSSFVLPAGASSCLSPLRAALPFPLPASACGLSGLDAVLASPGCGNVSTLADFDARVPPSARQDIGASCNRDLSAVPDCTACTTALSKAAAAYLLPGSPGAGNNSVTGCVQYPPIYAGAKASPRGPADLATAYCLFLLKANPPQSQSSGAAPWIYGVAFGSLAAVLLLAAAAGSFFIVRRRRARAAAASLAADTRSKRSQAMESISASTTLVKFSYDEIKAATDGFSRESIIGRGGFGNVYKGVLRDGAEVAVKRFKNCSAAGDAAFAHEVEVVASVRHVNLVALRGYCIATTQREGHQRMIVCDLMHNGSLHDHLFGAGECQMAWPVRQRIAVGMARGLAYLHRGAQPAIIHRDIKASNILLDDEFEAKVADFGLAKFAPEGMTHVSTRVAGTLGYVAPEYALYGQLTEKSDVYSFGVVLLELLSGKRAFISLSEGQSFVLTDWAWSLVRRGKTVEVIQEGMIEPGPTEVMEKYVLVGALCTHPQLHARPTMEQALKILEADSAPSPLIIPERPIPVVANLAEIERSASSSGSGQLFSPSGFRSFIHANEDAALASPNET